The following proteins come from a genomic window of Paramisgurnus dabryanus chromosome 19, PD_genome_1.1, whole genome shotgun sequence:
- the vps72a gene encoding vacuolar protein sorting 72 homolog a has protein sequence MSLANSREQRCTAGNRMSKLLDAEEEDEFYKTTYGGFNDESGDDEYRGDHSDTEDEVDSDFDIDEGDEPDSDQEDDAPRRKSRVVTKAYKEPLKISKPKVKRASEELKAERPKTERRAIQELQEFGEMRKSVRKSTSEHTRKTNQRLQERQQEAPRKRKGTLSEHVLTQEELLAEAKLTAEINLRSLENYERLEADKKKQVLKKRKFEGPTIRYHSVLMPHLPDAQTKEENVDVEGLDQDTPQPTPTSSSSTQGAGSLCSRTYITFSDDDAFNSAFPVSASISPPLPVQEVCPVTHKPALYRDPVTDIPYANARAFRIVREAYQKYIAAHGFPNASGNFAGNNDGDLTSATATKSVRPKVTIKQGVMTT, from the exons ATGAGTTTGGCGAACAGCAGAGAACAACGCTGCACTGCAGGAAACCGCATGTCCAAACTCCTGGACGCCGAAGAAGAAGATGAGTTTTACAAGACTACATACGGAGGATTCAATGAT GAGTCTGGTGATGATGAGTACAGAGGAGATCATTCAGATACTGAAGATGAGGTGGACAGTGATTTTGACATTGATGAAGGAGATGAACCAGACAGCGATCAGGAGGATGACGCTCCACGCAGAAAGAGTCGTGTGGTCACCAAAGCTTACAAG GAACCTCTGAAGATCTCCAAACCCAAAGTGAAGCGAGCGTCTGAAGAACTAAAGGCTGAACGACCCAAAACAGAGAGACGCGCCATTCAAGAGCTGCAGGAGTTTGGGGAGA TGCGCAAGTCGGTCCGTAAATCCACGAGCGAGCACACGCGTAAGACCAACCAGCGGTTACAGGAGCGCCAGCAGGAGGCGCCGCGGAAGAGGAAAGGAACCCTGAGCGAACACGTGCTGACGCAAGAAGAACTACTGGCTGAAGCCAAACTCACCGCAGAGATTAACCTCCGATCACTGG AGAATTATGAGCGCTTGGAGGCTGATAAAAAGAAGCAGGTTCTGAAGAAGAGAAAGTTTGAAGGTCCAACTATTCGCTATCATTCAGTGCTGATGCCTCATTTGCCGGACGCACAGACCAAAGAAGAAAATGTGGACGTGGAGgg ATTGGACCAGGACACGCCCCAACCCACGCCTACCTCTTCTTCTTCTACGCAGGGGGCGGGGTCTTTGTGCTCACGCACTTATATCACTTTCAGTGATGATGATGCGTTTAACTCCGCCTTCCCTGTGTCAGCTAGCATCAGCCCGCCCCTCCCCGTTCAGGAGGTGTGTCCCGTTACACATAAGCCCGCGCTGTATCGGGATCCTGTAACGGACATCCCGTACGCCAACGCTAGGGCGTTCCGCATCGTACGTGAGGCTTATCAGAAATATATCGCGGCTCACGGCTTCCCGAACGCTTCCGGAAACTTCGCTGGAAACAACGATGGCGATTTGACGTCAGCGACCGCCACAAAGAGCGTCCGCCCAAAAGTCACCATCAAACAGGGTGTCATGACCACCTAG